From one Rhodamnia argentea isolate NSW1041297 chromosome 1, ASM2092103v1, whole genome shotgun sequence genomic stretch:
- the LOC115754638 gene encoding transcription factor FAMA: MEKEGNYSAIQDNPAFNVQHYHHHQFVKSRVSEVPIHHDDSGADNNGVVDYMLSHPPQQGHQQLASPLGFSGSGSLDKLSFADVMQFADFGPKLALNQAIHSSEDEAGIDPVCFLKFPVLNDSTDEGRIEDEDGVREDREAARFSDNASVQLHFLGDDLQSNKGSVAAEASKSKRKRPRTIKTSQEVESQRMTHIAVERNRRRQMNDHLRVLRSLMPGSYVQRGDQASIIGGAIEFVRELEQLLQCLESQKRRRLYGDGGGPPPSLPVQQPPHQPPQPQFFPPLHGLPNDPIKLPDFDTGLREETAESKSCIADVEVKLLGFDAMIKILSRRRPGQLIKAIAALEDLQLNILHTNITTIEQTVLYSFNVKVAGEARFTAEDIASSVQQIFGFIHANSAM, translated from the exons atggagaaagaagGGAACTACTCG GCCATCCAAGATAATCCCGCTTTCAATGTCCAACATTATCATCACCATCAGTTCGTAAAGTCACGAGTCAGCGAAGTCCCGATACACCATGATGACAGCGGAGCTGACAACAATGGAGTGGTGGACTACATGCTGAGTCACCCTCCTCAACAAGGCCATCAACAATTGGCATCTCCGCTCGGCTTTTCTGGCTCCGGCTCTCTTGACAAGTTGAGCTTTGCAGATGTAATGCAATTTGCGGACTTTGGACCAAAGTTGGCCCTCAACCAAGCGATCCACAGCTCTGAGGATGAAGCCGGGATCGATCCAGTTTGCTTTCTCAAGTTTCCAGTTCTGAATGACAGTACCGATGAAGGACGAATCGAAGATGAGGATGGAGTTAGGGAGGATCGAGAAGCTGCTCGGTTTTCCGATAATGCTTCtgtgcaattgcattttctagGGGATGATCTGCAAAGCAACAAGGGTTCCGTGGCGGCGGAGGCCAGCAAGAGCAAGAGAAAGCGGCCACGGACTATCAAAACGAGCCAGGAAGTTGAGAGCCAACGGATGACTCATATCGCTGTCGAGAGAAATAGGAGAAGGCAAATGAACGATCATCTCCGAGTTCTGAGGTCTCTCATGCCGGGTTCTTACGTGCAAAGG GGAGATCAAGCTTCCATCATTGGTGGTGCCATCGAGTTCGTGAGGGAGCTGGAGCAACTCCTCCAGTGCCTCGAGTCGCAGAAGAGGCGGCGGCTCTATGGGGACGGTGGTGGGCCGCCACCATCTCTCCCTGTGCAACAGCCACCTCACCAGCCGCCGCAGCCACAGTTCTTTCCCCCCCTGCACGGCCTCCCGAACGACCCGATCAAGCTCCCGGACTTCGACACCGGGCTCCGTGAGGAGACTGCAGAGAGCAAGTCGTGCATCGCCGACGTGGAGGTGAAGCTCCTAGGGTTCGATGCCATGATCAAGATACTGTCAAGAAGGAGGCCGGGGCAGCTCATCAAGGCCATTGCGGCCCTAGAGGACCTCCAACTCAATATCCTTCACACAAACATAACCACAATTGAGCAGACCGTCCTCTATTCATTTAACGTTAAG GTTGCGGGTGAAGCGAGGTTTACAGCAGAAGACATAGCCAGTTCGGTTCAGCAGATATTCGGATTCATCCATGCAAATAGCGCGATGTGA